The following proteins are co-located in the Anoplopoma fimbria isolate UVic2021 breed Golden Eagle Sablefish chromosome 18, Afim_UVic_2022, whole genome shotgun sequence genome:
- the LOC129107542 gene encoding uncharacterized protein LOC129107542, translated as MAEFRWIVMSSFLMLQVFSSRVTEHNDTDEVTLICSVSSYGGCRHTVKWLLQGQDVDKDHKDLKTSTSSCRASLMFLTSHDVYTSRYKTVKCEVTEGDKVKQFPFNIRPSGEKKGDAATTTTTTSPTTTLSPSTTRNKSGVTNNKTSENNRNVKKPEGWWRFIVVPVGLAALIISVVTVNVWTRTHVNKTRMNGNIVFSSRVATGQLSPSFTVRDGDEVTLPCNNVLEDHKNCDTTTWNFGHSRSRAVALVKDGKIGETAKAKSDRLSVSENCSLVIKNVTDEDVGLYVCRQFRSGPQEGPDAVVLLSVVTMTEHKDTDEVTLNCSVSSNEGCRHTVKWLLQGLYVDKDHKDLKTSTSPCRASLMFLTSHYVYTSRDKTVKCEVTEGDKVKQFPFNIWPSGEKKGDAATTTTTTSPTTTLSTSTTRNKSGVTNNKTSENNRNVKKPEGWWRFIVVPVGLAALIISVVTVNVWTRTHVNKTRMNGNIERNDEDDDDGTVNYENVGDPSASVSLH; from the exons ATGGCTGAATTCAGATGGATTGTAATGTCTTCATTTCTGATGCTGCAGGTGTTTAGCTCTAGAG TGACTGAACACAATGACACTGATGAGGTGACGTTAATCTGCTCTGTGTCGTCATATGGAGGATGTAGACACACAGTGAAGTGGCTGCTTCAGGGTCAAGATGTGGATAAAGACCACAAAGACTTGAAGACATCAACGTCTTCCTGCAGAGCTTCTCTGATGTTTCTGACTTCTCATGACGTTTACACATCGAGGTATAAGACAGTGAAGTGTGAAGTGACTGAAGGTGACAAAGTGAAGCAGTTTCCTTTCAACATTCGGCCctcaggtgaaaaaaaag GTGATGCTGCGACAACGACCACTACAACATCACCAACAACAACTCTTTCACCATCGACAACAAGAAATAAATCAGGAGTGacgaacaacaaaacatctgaaaacaacAGGAATGTGAAGAAACCAGAAG GCTGGTGGAGGTTCATCGTTGTGCCTGTGGGTTTAGCAGCACTTATAATAAGTGTTGTTACAGTCAACGTATGGACAAGAACTCACG TGAACAAAACACGGATGAATGGAAACATT GTGTTTAGCTCTAGAG tagCAACAGGACAACTTTCGCCCTCCTTCActgtcagagatggagatgaagtCACTTTGCCTTGTAACAATGTGTTAGAGGATCATAAGAACTGTGACACTACTACGTGGAACTTTGGTCATTCAAGAAGCAGAGCAGTAGCACTGGTTAAAGACGGGAAGATTGGTGAAACAGCCAAAGCTAAATCAGACAGACTGAGTGTTTCAGAGAACTGTTCTCTGGTTATAAAGAACGTCACAGATGAAGATGTTGGTCTTTATGTCTGCAGACAGTTCAGATCAGGACCACAAGAAGGTCCAGATGCTGTGgttcttctgtctgttgttacca TGACTGAACACAAGGACACTGATGAGGTGACGTTAAACTGCTCTGTGTCGTCAAATGAAGGATGTAGACACACAGTGAAGTGGCTGCTTCAGGGTCTATATGTGGATAAAGACCACAAAGACTTGAAGACATCAACGTCTCCCTGCAGAGCTTCTCTGATGTTTCTGACTTCTCATTACGTTTACACATCGAGGGATAAGACAGTGAAGTGTGAAGTGACTGAAGGTGACAAAGTGAAGCAGTTTCCTTTCAACATTTGGCCctcaggtgaaaaaaaag GTGATGCTGCGACAACGACGACTACAACATCACCAACAACAACTCTTTCAACATCGACAACAAGAAATAAATCAGGAGTGacgaacaacaaaacatctgaaaacaacAGGAATGTGAAGAAACCAGAAG GCTGGTGGAGGTTCATCGTTGTGCCTGTGGGTTTAGCAGCACTTATAATAAGTGTTGTTACAGTCAACGTATGGACAAGAACTCACG TGAACAAAACACGGATGAATGGAAACATT gagcgtaacgatgaagatgatgatgacggTACGGTGAACTATGAAAACGTTGGAGACCCTTCTGCCTCCGTCTCACTGCACTGA